The genomic segment AGAACCTCATCCCGCCGTTCATGAGCAAGACGAACCCCACCGGCGCGGAGCCTGTGCCAAAGGCAGCGTTGATGAATGAGACGCAGAACCTCACCATCTCGATTCAGCCAGGCAAGACCTATTTGATGCGCGTCATCAACATTGGTGCTTTTGCAGGACAATATCTCTGGTTTGAGGGGCATAACATGTCTATCATCGAAGTTGACGGTGTCTACACACAACAGGCGACTGCTGAGATGATCTACCTGTCCGTCGCCCAGCGCTGCAGCTTCCTTCTCACAACCAAGAACTCCACGGCCGAGAACTTCGCCATCGTCGGTAGCATGGACACGGTAAGCTTGAATCTTCCAGAATGATGCAGATACATAAGGCCGTTCGTGAAGAAACCATCTCAAATGCTAATGTAGATATTTTCACCTCCAGAAATTGTTCGACACTTTGCCCGATGATCTGAACTGGAACGTCACAGGGTGGTTGGTGTACAATGAGAGCAACTCACTTCCGGAGCCGGCATTGATCGATGAGCTCAATCCTTTTGACGACATGACGCTGGTACCACACGACGAGTTGGCTCGTTTCGGAGAGCCAGACCAGACCGTTGAGCTCAACGTCATCATGGACAACTTGGGTGATGGTGCCAACTATGCGTTCTTCAACAACATTAGTTACAAGGCACCAGTGGTTCCGTCATTGTACACTGCACTTACAACCGGTGCCGATGCGGAAAATGCCGAAGTCTACGGCGACTACACCCACAGCTTTGTTCTGAAGAAGGACCAGATCGTTCAAATCGTGGTCAACAACCTGGATTCCGGTCGCCACCCGTTTCATCTTCACGGGCATCACTTCCAGTCCCTATACCGTGGTGAAGAAGAGAGCGGTACTTTTGCAGACTCAAACATGACTGAGAGTGACTTCCCCGCCGTCCCTATGCGCCGCGACACTCTAGTCCTCTGGCCTGATGGAAACATCGTCCTCCGCTTCAAGGCAGACAACCCAGGTATGTCCTTGCGATCTGGTTAAAACTGGGATTTATACTAATCCTCTTTTCGTATAGGCATCTGGCTGTTCCATTGCCACATCGAGTGGCATGTTACCTCGGGGTTGCTGGCGACCTTTGTTGAGGCACCGCTGGAGATCCAAAAGTCCCTCACTCTGCCACAGAACCATCTCGATGTTTGTGCAGCTGGAAACGTGCCCGTTGCAGGTAACGCTGCCGGCAACACCAAGAACCTTCTGGACCTCAGCGGCCAGAACGCACCTCCCGATCCGCTCCCGGCTGGGTAAGTATCAAACTCCTCACGGCCTAGATGTACCTCTAACAGGATTTCAGATTCACGACCAAGGGAATTGTCGCGTTTGTTTTCAGCATCATCTCAGGCGTTCTGGGCATCTGCGTGGTTTGTTGGTACGGCATGGCGAACCACGTCTTAGAGACCAACAACCCCGCCGCTACGATGCTGAATGTCCAAGAATCATCCGGCTCGGCCACAGAGGGCGAGACTAAGCGACCTGCCGGATCGACCGAGAACTAGAATGACGCGGTGGATACCCAAACGATACCTGTTTCTTAACAATCCTATTTAATCTATTTTGGTATATCCAAGCACTTTCCATCCCAGCCCTATCCAGGCAGCTCCGCCACTGGAGTCTTCGGCGATTGTGCCCATCCTTTATCTGGTTCCAATTTTGGACTGCCCCTGTATCCAAAGCCCGCTGGTTCGAATTTGAAAGGCCGGGAGGTGCCGTCCAACTCAGTTGCTTCGGACTCTGGCCGCGCCGAATTCGCTTCATATGGCTTGGCCATACCGCCTTCGTACCCATTTCCCTTTTCAGTCGCATTATCCATCTCTGCCGCCCCCGTTTGTCGCAATTTCCTTCTGGAGTACCATATGTATATCAAAGCAGCCATGAGGACCAGGCACCCTC from the Colletotrichum lupini chromosome 3, complete sequence genome contains:
- a CDS encoding multicopper oxidase; this encodes MVKTLSLALACLASRLAAAGTVNYDFTVGWVTANPDGAFDRPVIGINGKWPIPQIEANIGDNIVINVHNDLGNQSTSLHFHGLFMNGTTHMDGPAQVSQCPIPPGSSFLYNFTITQPGTYWYHSHTMSQYPDGLRGSLIIHDPDNPYAGDYDEEIVLTLSDWYHEQMQNLIPPFMSKTNPTGAEPVPKAALMNETQNLTISIQPGKTYLMRVINIGAFAGQYLWFEGHNMSIIEVDGVYTQQATAEMIYLSVAQRCSFLLTTKNSTAENFAIVGSMDTKLFDTLPDDLNWNVTGWLVYNESNSLPEPALIDELNPFDDMTLVPHDELARFGEPDQTVELNVIMDNLGDGANYAFFNNISYKAPVVPSLYTALTTGADAENAEVYGDYTHSFVLKKDQIVQIVVNNLDSGRHPFHLHGHHFQSLYRGEEESGTFADSNMTESDFPAVPMRRDTLVLWPDGNIVLRFKADNPGIWLFHCHIEWHVTSGLLATFVEAPLEIQKSLTLPQNHLDVCAAGNVPVAGNAAGNTKNLLDLSGQNAPPDPLPAGFTTKGIVAFVFSIISGVLGICVVCWYGMANHVLETNNPAATMLNVQESSGSATEGETKRPAGSTEN